AGCCCCTCCTAAAAGCTTACTCGCTTGCTTGAGTAAAATTATGATGCTTTCGGAGTACAATGATTTTGAGTGGATGGTAATCAATTATAAAGAGTGATTACTTAAATAATAAGAATGAATAATAACATCCGAAATAACCAtaacaatcaaacaataataacaaaaacgtACTTGTGCACATTACATCCCTACGACCAAGTACATGCCAATCATTATGATGCCTCTCCCATTTTTTATCACTAATAATTCACCTTTGTATTCCCATGTGCCTTGGTCTGTATCAAATTGAACAAGACACCATCCCTTTTTATATCatccatttatttttcttaattataatcGATACTCCTCCGTATCCCTGAATTTGTACTACAAAGCTGAGCCGTTTAGTTGTTGGAAGcgcatacaaaaaaaaaaattaaattgtatgGTTGATATTCAATGAAAGAAATGTATAAACACTACTTCCGTAGTTTCCGAACGTTTGTCCATTTTTAGGCAGTTTTCAAACCTTATTTCAAGCCTCCATATATTTTGACGTTCGAGGGGCGGAGCAGAAGTGTAAAGACTAGCTAAGCGAGGGAGCAAAAATGTTAcaagaaaaaagtaaaaatgcgTTTTACATTACTCACAGTTTCAGCAACAGTAGTTAGATCCTCAAAAGTTTTCCGTTTCTTGTCCGTAAGGCTGGTTTGAGGTGACTTGAAGCCTTGTACATCTTTCAGATTTGCTGGGAAGAAAAGGATGACAAATAAACAACTGCACAGGTTTGAAAAAATAGCACATTATTAACATCTTACTCCattgaaaaataatagaaaatcataagCAACAGACCAAACTAATCCAAATACAAATATCCATGGACAACTTCCAACAAATTATGACCAATCAATACCACAGACAGTTACTTTAGATCAACTTGATAAGAACATATATCAACATCAACCTAATTTTAGTTAAGAAGATAACCCCAATACATAATCACCTCAGGTTGAGTATAAGCCACAATTTTCCCTCGAAAGAGAGCAAAACTTACAATAAATCATGTGAAGAAAGACGCATAATCTTATTTTGAATAAGTACAACGCAGAATCGCATCGCCATGATCGGGACTAATGTACTACTACTATCATAAGTCTATGAGACTACAAAACTAGAGTTTAACTAACTTGAGCTTAAAGGGAAATCCTGTTATTTGGCAGGAAGGTTGCCTCTAAGACTAAATTACAAAGTTTTACAAGTTTCTATAACTTCCCAGGTACAATTGCAATCCAAGTTTCACCCCCTAAAAACTGCCTTACACTTCAAtactcaaaattaattaaattaagtaatCTTATATAAGAGCAAGACTGCAAGACAATAAGAGCAATTATAATCTCCTAATTCTCTTCTCcgaacaaaccaaatcaaatcctCGACTCTCATTCACAAACACCCAATCAGTAGAAACAGGCTGCTTTCGGAATAGATGGAAGGGAATAAGTATCTTCATGGGACATTGGAGGTCACCATCTTTCATGCAACACCTTTTGCACCATCCTTCCCCTTCAGTGTAAGTACTAATGAGAAATGCATTTCAGAATTTTGGAAATCCTTTTTCTACAATTTTATCACTGCATCAAAATAGTGAGCCTAACAGGGTAGAAAAAGGGGTGGCTAACTCATCTTTTTTGATACTGTATACGATATCAGTCACTGCATGGATAGAATTTAGATACCGGAATCTAATAACAAATAATACCCCCTCAGTCCCACTCATTTTGCTACATTTATCACAAAGAGCTCTTACTTTGGAATTGTAAATGTCGCAAATTGAGTGTGATGGTGTAGTATATAGATTCAAAATTTCAGTCCCCAAATTAACAGCATGAACAATGGTGCAGTTAAGAAATAATTATACTCACAGAAAGCATGAAATGACTTATTGATAAAAAATTGACGTTCAGGTGGGTTTTTCTGCTAGTTGATATCATTATTACAAATTTACTTGAGACCTGTATTATTCATTTAAAGAATTACATAATTTACGTATAGCGTTTTGTTTAGTTTCATATAACTTCCCTAACCCTTAGCCGCCCTTTCAGCAAACAAACTCTTCTGCCCTTTCCTTCCCTTGTTCTATGATCAATCATCGACATTCACAATACTCACCAGACCACCACCCCACCATTCTCAATAGCTCTATTCACTTGCCTATGTTCGGATGACATTTTTCCGAGGGGAGGGGAGGGGAGGGAAGGGTGTAAAGATAAGTGTGTTTTCCTTCCGAATCATTCCTATCTTGGAAATATTTGTTTTGTTAAAATTGTGGAGTTGCTCCTCCTAATTCTCTTCCCTACAATTCCTCCCTTCCCCTACTAGTATTCAAATGGGTGATCTAATCCATCCGTTTCCTCCCCTCCCTCTCCCTCCATTTTCTCCTATCCAACAGTGTGTAGAGTGGGGAAAGGGAAAACAGAGAACAGTAAAACAAGCACACGTGAAAGGAGGGCTGTTGTCTTTATTTATTCAAACCCAAAAGCCAACAGGGCCTATGTGTTATCAGTTATGCGTAGGTCATCCACTTCAATGTAAATACACTCTTCATGAAGTGTCAAGGTAAGACCTTCTACTCTGGTGTTTGCAGCAAAACAAGCTCACACCAGGGGGGAGGTATTGCTGATGGTCCAAAGTCATTAGAGTACAATATGCCCAAGAAACATAGGTATGTTATACATTATAAAAAGCATGTAATAGAAGAAAATTACAGCAGTACTAATAGAGGAAAAAATAAGGATCAAAATAAAGacctaaatataaaaatattgcaaACAACACAAGATAAGCATCCACAGGAAAAATCACAGCAATCATCATATCAGGGTGCAAGTAAAGAAAACTAATAGAATATGGAATTATCATCTATCTAATGAGTTGAATAAATGGAGCAAAGGCTTATAATTGATCAAATTGTGCAGTGTTTATCAGCAAGCAGTAGACCAGCATATGTGACAATCAGGATAGGCGAGCACAAAATGGCAAAAACAACGCGTGAACATGATAGAATTTGGAACCAGACCTTCCAGATACAGTGTGCTCATCCAATGGACTCGCTCATTATTATCACTGTAAAAACCAAGTGTTCCATCCTGGGGAAGATACAATTTCAGGCACAACAGCTAGTTACTCAAGCAAGCTTAATAAATGGCTTTTTTCCCTTGCTATCAGAAGACAAAAAGCCTAAGCCAAAATTAGGGCTACAATTCATCCTATGGTTCAAACCAGCATACTTGGAGCCAAGCTGGGAAAGGTTGATTGAAAATGGTGACTTCAAGGGCCTACGGAAAGCAACATTTCCACAACGATCTAATTGCAATGTGACACTTTATCACGATGCTCACCATCTTCCTTCTTTCCAACCAAAATTGCCAGATCATAGCATTCCGCGAAAACTCTGGGAAGATGTATACAAGGCACTGGAAGGGGcaaaacatttaatttatatagCAGGATGGTCACTGAATCCCAAGATGGTGCTGGTAACCAAACAGTATCCCCAATTAATGAATTTTTTGTGGATTGAACAACTGAGTCTCTTAACCTTTAGAGAAAATGCAGCTTAAGATTTATATTGTACTCCAACTATGCTTCTATTTTTCTGTGTTTCTAATAAGCTGACATGATAGGTACGAGATCATCAAACAGAAATTCCACGAGCAAGAGGAGTGACAATTGGTGAATTGCTCAAACAGAAAGCAGAAGAGGGAGTGGCGGTAAGAATAATGCTCTGGAATGACGAAACATCCATACCACTCATCAAGAACAAGGGCTTAATGAAGACTCATGATGAAGATGCTTTCGCATACTTCAAAAACACAAGAGTGGTGTGCAGATTATGCCCACGATTGCACAAGAAGTTTCCTACATTATTCAGCCACCATCAGAAAACTATTACTATAGATACTAAAGTAGAAAACTCCCCAAGCAATAGGGAAATAATGAGCTTCATAGGTGGAGTAGATCTCTGTGATGGTCGCTATGATACAGAACAACATTCCCTTTTTCGAACACTAAACACCGAATCCCATGCCCATGATTTTTACCAAACGAACATTACAGGGGCTAGCCTCCATAAAGGTGGACCAAGAGAACCTTGGCATGACGTACATGCTAGTATAACAGGTGAAGCAGCCTGGGACGTGCTTACCAACTTTGAACAGAGATGGCTTAAGCAATGCGAACCTTCTCTACTAATACCAGCCAGCACCATAGGAAAACTCCATACGTCTTCTCCTCCAAGCATCTCTGACAGAAATTGGCAAGTGCAGGTTTTTCGGTCCATGGACCATTTCTCTGCAAGTCCATCATCAAACATAGTTAGCACTGAGCAGAGCATCCATGAAGCTTATATAGAGGCAATAAGAAAAGCAGATAGATTCATATACATAGAGAATCAGTATTTTATAGGAGGGTGCAATTTATGGGAAAAAGATCAGAACAGTGGATGCAGAAATTTGATCCCTATTGAGATAGCATTAAAGGtagcaaataaaattaaagcaaGACAGAGATTCTCAGTGTATGTGATAATACCCATGTGGCCAGAAGGGATACCAGAGAGTGAAAGCGTACAAGATATATTACATTGGACATGGGAGACCATGGCAACAATGTATAGATTAATAGGACAAGCAATAAAAGAAACAGGAGAGAAAGCACATCCTAGAGATTATTTGAACTTTTTCTGCCTTGCTAACAGGGAAGAAAAGAGAGAAGGAGAGTTTGTTCCTCCATATTCTCCTCATCATTTAACATCATACTGGAATGCCCAAACAAATAGAAGGTTCATGATCTATGTCCACTCCAAGCTCATGATAGGTATGCAATGTATTTCATAAACTCAACTTTCCTGCTCTAGTTTCTTAGAAGAGTGCATACAGGTATATTTAGGGTTTGAGACAGAAATTCTAGGTCAGGTCTTGCGGtcacaaattcaaatttgaagtCAAGTCAAAATTAGGTCGGGTCTATAATTTGCAGTTAAAGAAATTGAAGGTTAAATTTGAGATAAACAAGCTTATCTTTAGTCATCAATAGAATCTGAAGATACACATGTGTCAGATCATCTTAATCTATATCCCCCCAAAATTTAAAGCTCATACCATAAATCCTTACCTAAGATTAAGTTAATAAATTTTGGCCTAGATTGAAGTAAAAAAGATAATACAAAAACGTTTATTTATGATCATGATCAAGGAGgccatttgaaaatcaaatactgaacTTTAGTTAGATCCAGTTAAACTTGATGCTTTAACTTAACTATTGTTACTAATTAGTTTCCCACAATCTCTCTGCCAGTCGACGATATATACATCTTGATAGGATCCGCAAACATAAACCAGAGATCTATGGATGGGGCAAGAGACACAGAGATTGCAATTGGATGTTATCAAACTAAGATAGAAGGAGAGAAGGAAACAAAGAATACAGATATTTATGCATATCGGATGTCTCTATGGTACGAGCACACAGGAAGACAGGAGAAAGAGTTCAACGAGCCACATAGCAAGGAATGTGTGGACATACTATGTTCTATTGGGGAGCAGATGTGGAAGACATATAGTGGAGAAGAAGTTGTGGACATGCAAGGTGTACATTTGGTATCTTATCCGATATATGTGAGGGAGGACGGATCTCTGGAAGAGCTATCAAACAGCAGCAACTTTCCCGATACACAAACTCCAATACAGGGAAAGAGATCAAAGATTCTCCCACCTATTTTCACCACGTGAAGTAGAGAATCAATATAATGTGCCTTTTTAATGCTTGTTTCATAAACAAGACAAGCACGATAAAGAAATTGACATGACAAAATTTTCTAGTTCAACTCATGGAGTGCTAAACCAAAATGTTGAACATGATTGTAATTTTACATACTAACAACAAAGAACCAGAAATTGAGAATCTTGGTCCCATGTATTTTATGAAAGGGATGTCAAAACTGTTATAGGAAAATCAAAGACTGTGaacatgaaaatgaaaatgaacatTCGTAAGGTGAATTTCTCATTTTTAATAACTTAAAATACAGTAACATCCCACCCTGTCAACATAAAAGAAGATAGCGCTCTTTGACAAATTTGCCACCAAAACAAGGTCTCCGTCCCAACTCCTAATGGCCAAAACCACCACAAACTAAAAATTCAACTAAACCATGTGAGTACTACTCCCTTTGAGGAAAGCCCAATCAGTAGCAATTGTCATCTGGAGTTAACTGGCTACCATATAAAAGCAGTACCGGTACCTAACTAATCCTAGGttatatcaaaatttttatatCTCTAATCCGCCTCCgactataaaataaataagtaaaaaataaaacaccCCTCCTCTCTTTCTAACCCCCACACCAACTTTCCTTCCAACTTATGTGCAGCATCAATTGTCTTTCAGAAACCTAAGATCCGGTCCAAATAAAATTAGTTTCCTTTGAATAAAACATCCTCAAGTATTCTAGTTCAGAGTGGACATATATTAAACATGAATGCTGTATGAGCCTTTCAGGCGCCCTTAAGGCATGCTCTAGAAATTTACTCTTCTTCGTTTGAGCTAAGAGAAATACGGAAGAAGCACACTTTTGTGCGCTTGTTGGGCTTTtgcttttctttaaaattttttgattttgttgtctACTTCTTTTGGATGGTTTTTCCATGTAatgttcttttaattttcttttacttcGATTTTCAGTCTTGATTTTTCTAGATTCTTCATTTTTTACTCTCTTCTTCGAAGTTCTTCTTTATACTGGCATACCTTCTTACAATCAAATATCTGTTTCATATTCACTGATCGAGAAAGGAAAGCATGAGGCCTCCAAAACTTTTCATCATTTGAGATGGTTTTTTTTGCTTGACACCTTTTTAGTTTCTGATTCCCCCCTCTTTCTTTTTCGTTTGTCcttattttgttttagtatttTTAGCATGCAATTAACCGTAATATAACCTAAGTGAGTACCTAACCTTCCCCCACCTTCAGTCCTACCACTTTATCACCCAATTTATTTCAACAAAACTTAATTTCTCAATCTTTCATGCCACCTTCCAAGCCTTAACTCCTTGCGCAcataatattttcaaatttgaacaATATCAACCTCTTTGACTTAATAAGCTAcaaaaaagtggaaaaaaacaaaaaaaggacAACCCAAAAAGAAACAATGAGCCACATCccacaattaattatttcaccTCTACACTCCTTTACCTCGGCCCTCCTCAATTCGGCAATCAAAATTTCTTATTTGTTCACTgacagtttttatttttttatttactgtTACCATTTACTCTCATTTGTTCTTCACAATGGACATTAAGAAATAAAGTTGCTCACAAGAATCAAAAAGTTGGGAAGAACATATCATAAACTATAACCCTTCTAAGCTTCAACTTCTCACTCTTCATTTCCTTCGAAATTTAAGAAACCAGCACAGTAAAAGGAAAGCATAAGTTGAGGGGCAATGCAAAAAACAGAAAGAGCTGAGCATATATATCCCATAAACGGCTCCCACAATAGTTGAATTCATGTTATTCCTCCTCGAAGCTTTCCCATTTCTTCTTCAAGTACTCTTAACACAAAGAACTCTCACTTAGGTTACCAATAggtatttgtatatttataatACTAAGCAAGCAATACAACTAAAGACAACCAAAAGTAAAGCCACTAAATGTTTCTCTGATTAtttgtcatttatcattgaaaaAGGGTTGCAGAAGAAAACTCCAATCAAGTATTACGCTGGGCATGAAAGGGGATCGCCCTAAAGAGTTCACATCCCTTTCAAACAAAATAGAAACAAAGACCCTCGAGCGCTGGAGacttcctccttttccttttcccaTTCCTCAATCTTACCCCAAAAACAACAAACACAGTAACATATgttgtcaaaaaaaaataccTATTTGGCAGTCTTAAGCATGCAGCTCATGGCGGATGCCATACAAATCTGCAGAGAAATGAGTAAGAAAAGTATCAGTTTTAAATAAAGTAAGAAATAACCACAAGAAAACAGTCACAAAAAGACAAGTCATACAGAAAAGAAGCATCAATCATCCAGAAGAGAAACTCTATAGCACAAGTATTACAAGTGAAACAAAACGCCAATTGTCAATCGAACTTCCTATGACCTTCGCCTTCCTAAAAACTAATGAATGCATGACTTGCAATTGGTCATAAAGGCAATCGGCAATACAGTGAAAGGTTATACTACTAAGTAATCATCAGTCACTACAGCATAAGCGGCCAGTTTACATATGTAGAGTTTACATATTCTGAGTTAACATAACCATTTTGTTCAAGTTAGACATGGGTATATAGACTCAATAATCAGATCTAACAAACAACTCTAGCTAGACCAAAACATAGATACAACATACCTCTAAATACATAAAATGATAACTATAATAAAACTGTAAAACTCAAAGAAAGCTAGCTATAGTGCTGTGCAGTTTTATTAACAAGTTTATGTTAAACTCCTAAGCTAAACAAAGCTCTCATTTGTTGCATGCAGGAAACTGATACAGGGACAACTTATGACACCAACACCATCAACATGGCTACTACTCGTCGCCCAAGCCCGTTTTACTTCAAAACCTGCGAGCTATGAAGCAACGACCATGCCATATGTAGATGTCATTCGGTGTTTGGCGCTGGTTCAGCGCCTAAAGGCAACACCTCTAAGGTACCTTCTGCTATATTCCGCGTAAATCTTTTTTGGCGCTGGACCTCTTCGGTGTAGTCCGCTTCATGCACAAACCCGTGTGCCAGCCCCTATTCCCCATCTATACCAAGTAAGCAATCTTACCCATCTTTACAGCACTCTCCTTGTCAGCTATGTCAAGAGGAAATCTTCCCGCTTCTGACTCGAATCATGAACATAGTTCAAACACGGCTCAAAAATCTCTATATTTGCATCTGCTGAGTCTACCCTAAACCTATGCGCAATCTTGATTATTATCCATTGAATGCAATAATTGCCGGGGTCAATGACTAATCACGGAAGTTCTCGAGCTCATGAATGCCTTCAATTCAACATTAAATAATCTCcataaaaacaacaattaaaGACCCCTAAAAAAGGATGGTTGCTCAAATTCCTATGCTTCAAAATTCCAAAATCACTAAGAAACTAGGTTTTACTAACATAAAAAAACTTAGGGCCAATAAAATTGAAGGCATACAATAAAGAAAATATCATAATCCATGTTGGAGAATGAAAAACATTCTTAAAGTATTCAAGCTTCCTGAGATGGGTTTCGTTTCTATTCCTTAAGGATAAAGCAAATATTGCATACCCATATTTGAACACGAGTAGCATACTAAATAGTCTTAAAGGTATGGATGAGATGAAAAGGCTCACTTCATTCCCTTCAAACTAAAAGTCTCAGTGGAGAATAAAAATTCTGACTCCATATAAGAACTGATAAACTAAAATTGGTGCATATAGCCTAAGTTACTCGTAAGTTACAAAATGTGCAGATAGATTATAGCCTCATGTAGTTATACACGATGCTCAGTGGATTTTAAAGTATGTGACAAGACAAGAATACCTGCTGATGATGCTCTAAACAGCTGCTGATGCTTGCTCATCATTCTGGATTTGTCTTCTTCAGATCAGTAATTGGAAGTTTAAGCAAGAACCAGCCAGTGCATCTAACCACTCAGGACATTACGCAGAATAAAAGATCAAAGAGACAGAGAATAGAGAGGGAAAGTGATGGTGGAAAAGCATGTACAAGGGAAGAATCGGACATGGAGTAGTGATTAACATGTCTTTCAAGTATTCATGTCACAACAATTTTTTTCCCCAAAACACTGAGCATATACAGCCTTACAGTAATTccttaaatatttcaaaaaaaatgtaataaaactGCCTTCTCCTTTCAATACTTAAAGACCTGATTCTCTGAAAACCTAGAGACAATCAACATCTTTGACAGAACACACTGCATAAGTGTCAATCCAATCATACTCATACTTCACTGATCTCTAAAAAGGCTCTTCAAATTTCAATCGAAGTAGCTACAAATGACAATCTGCATCCATGTTCAGCAATAGTTGAACTAATGCCAATAGTTTCCATCATAAATAGCTTGACGAACATGATATGATGAACCAAGAATAATAACTTAATTCTACATAGTAATTATAAAACACCTAATAACTATCCACAAggacttaaaaacccaaaattcCTCATTCCAACAGAAGAGATTGCAAACTATATGAGTCCCAGATAAAACTAAGTACCAATTGTTGGGATTATCTAATGGGCAAAGGAATGAAGAGAAAGGGATCAACAACAAAAAGGGAAAACCACAACTCTTCAGTAATCAAGAGTTAATAAAATGCCGCAATGGGAATACTTCAGTAAGCAAGTTTATCATCATTGTTTGCTACAGcaaagagaaagaagaaagCATTAATCGGGTAACAAGAATTTCAGGATCGAGCCAACAAGTTTCCAAAATGGCATGATGAATTTGGTTGAGAAAAAGAGTAATATGTAATCAAGAAAACTGATATGTACCAACTACCAGGTAACATAAAGAGAATTGCTTTTTTTTAATCCAAAAGTCCCTAACTAGGTATCACTTGTTAATCCAACAAAGATATATTACATATCAATAGACCCCACACGAGCAAATTGAAACAACAAATCCATAGCATAGCCACATATATACAGCAGAAATATGCTATGCAAAGCTACTGCAATCCTATTTCTCGAAAACTTCTCTTCATTTAATGAAAGACCAAAACAAAActacaaacaaaacaaataagAGCCATGATGAAGGTATACAAAAATCCCCTGTAGCGTTGGATAGCAATTTGAGATGCCCAGAGTCAACAAACGCAAGAAATATATCATGTCATTAAGCTGTAATCTCTCCGAGAATTCCTATTCTGATCCCATACGGGGATTTATCTTGGTGAACATATGACCTCGGAGTTGACAAGCGGTCAAAAAGATAAATGGTACCACAACTATTTATCTTGCCTGAAATCAATGTAGATATAATTTACAAACATATAGCTGCAGTACAAGAACACACTTAAGTAGAGACTTAAGAATAGCTCCACAAATGACAAAAACAATGACAAAGCATTGATCCCAAAAGATTAGGGTCAATTACATTAACCAATAGATGAAGCCTGGTGGT
The sequence above is drawn from the Amaranthus tricolor cultivar Red isolate AtriRed21 chromosome 5, ASM2621246v1, whole genome shotgun sequence genome and encodes:
- the LOC130812634 gene encoding phospholipase D alpha 4, whose translation is MEGNKYLHGTLEVTIFHATPFAPSFPFSCLSASSRPAYVTIRIGEHKMAKTTREHDRIWNQTFQIQCAHPMDSLIIITVKTKCSILGKIQFQAQQLVTQASLINGFFPLLSEDKKPKPKLGLQFILWFKPAYLEPSWERLIENGDFKGLRKATFPQRSNCNVTLYHDAHHLPSFQPKLPDHSIPRKLWEDVYKALEGAKHLIYIAGWSLNPKMVLVRDHQTEIPRARGVTIGELLKQKAEEGVAVRIMLWNDETSIPLIKNKGLMKTHDEDAFAYFKNTRVVCRLCPRLHKKFPTLFSHHQKTITIDTKVENSPSNREIMSFIGGVDLCDGRYDTEQHSLFRTLNTESHAHDFYQTNITGASLHKGGPREPWHDVHASITGEAAWDVLTNFEQRWLKQCEPSLLIPASTIGKLHTSSPPSISDRNWQVQVFRSMDHFSASPSSNIVSTEQSIHEAYIEAIRKADRFIYIENQYFIGGCNLWEKDQNSGCRNLIPIEIALKVANKIKARQRFSVYVIIPMWPEGIPESESVQDILHWTWETMATMYRLIGQAIKETGEKAHPRDYLNFFCLANREEKREGEFVPPYSPHHLTSYWNAQTNRRFMIYVHSKLMIVDDIYILIGSANINQRSMDGARDTEIAIGCYQTKIEGEKETKNTDIYAYRMSLWYEHTGRQEKEFNEPHSKECVDILCSIGEQMWKTYSGEEVVDMQGVHLVSYPIYVREDGSLEELSNSSNFPDTQTPIQGKRSKILPPIFTT